A genomic stretch from Ooceraea biroi isolate clonal line C1 chromosome 3, Obir_v5.4, whole genome shotgun sequence includes:
- the LOC105277406 gene encoding 28S ribosomal protein S31, mitochondrial — protein MLPICILPKYTIRPSSIVLSQWINVTMRSCSSSSSSDSSSSDSDSDNEKAKPKRMYVKSTDYATSNDGKNLGSFLDTMIQKKTSENQLKGSLSEKIASKKTDQKTTESIEGATNLMDYVNNMMAAKKLEKTIDVAMPKKKKSKDTSRYNHLSYEKKLTKAAEDVADTIGGDKTKTTSELLEKVLASRIEVLKQEQSSIKQKLQEISQSAENKNEESYATQKSVIHDLLKEYRKQSVEGRKQKKESLQFKAPSKTSAQQTTYVEKSRRQHIDLWNGKPSGIFDTMGSASPDTPELKTWTALHQRELKMLTVYPPANIFQEMILWTEQGKLWKFPIDNEQGMEEEHNVHFSEHVFLERHLKGWCPKSGPIRHFMELVCNGLSKNPYMTVQEKFNHIMWYREYFESKQDLLREIGAIQEPFPDKAKEIQESIMPKNKGKGGKNRRRGKNENETEKRELVFKEDGQEYAQVTKMLGNGRLEAMCFDGVKRLCHIRGKLRKKVWINQGDIILIGLRDYQDAKADVILKYTSDEARNLKTYGEFPETVRINDTVTFVEDGFDEDIEFGDEISDDDEDDVDNI, from the exons ATGTTGCCCATCTGCATCCTGCCAAA ATACACTATCAGACCATCGAGCATAGTGTTATCCCAATGGATTAATGTTACTATGAGATCGTGTAgttcatcgtcatcatcagaCTCGTCATCATCCGACTCTGATTCCGACAATGAAAAAGCAAAACCAAAGCGCATGTATGTTAAAAGTACGGATTATGCGACATCAAATGATGGCAAGAATCTGGGGAGTTTTTTGGATACTATGATACAA aaaaagacaTCTGAAAATCAGTTAAAAGGATCATTATCTGAAAAGATTGCTTCAAAGAAAACG GATCAAAAGACTACAGAATCGATAGAAGGAGCCACCAATTTGATGGACTATGTAAACAACATGATGGCA GCAAAGAAGTTAGAGAAAACTATTGACGTTGCTATGCCTAAGAAGAAAAAATCCAAAGACACATCAAGATACAATCATTTATCCTAtg aaaaaaaattaacaaaagcaGCGGAGGATGTAGCTGATACAATTGGAGGAGATAAAACGAAGACTACATCCGAATTGCTTGAGAAAGTTCTTGCGTCCAGGATAGAAGTATTAAAACAAGAACAATCAAGCAT TAAGCAAAAGCTACAGGAAATCAGCCAATcggcagaaaataaaaacgaagaAAGTTATGCAACACAGAAATCTGTAATACATGATCTGCTCAAGGAATACAGGAAACAATCGGTTGAAGGTAGAAAACAGAAGAAAGAATCATTACAATTTAAAGCGCCCTCTAAAACATCCGCACAGCAAACTACTTATGTAGAAAAATCTCGCAG GCAACATATCGATCTATGGAATGGAAAACCCAGTGGCATTTTCGACACTATGGGATCCGCATCGCCAGACACACCGGAGCTGAAAACGTGGACGGCATTACACCAAAGAGAGTTAAAAATGCTAACGGTTTATCCGCCCGCCAACATCTTTCAAGAAATGATTCTTTGGACAGAACAAggaaaattatggaaatttccTATCGACAATGAACAAG GAATGGAAGAAGAGCATAATGTCCATTTCTCAGAACACGTTTTTCTGGAACGTCATCTGAAAGGCTGGTGTCCCAAGTCGGGACCGATACGTCATTTCATGGAGTTAGTGTGCAATGGACTCTCGAAAAATCCGTATATGACGGTTCAAGAGAAATTCAATCACATCATGTGGTACAGAGAGTACTTTGAATCGAAACAAGACCTACTGCGAGAGATAGGGGCTATTCAGGAACCATTCCCTGATAAAGCAAAAGAGAttcaagaa AGCATCATGCCAAAGAATAAGG GAAAGGGAGGTAAAAatagaagaagaggaaagaatgaGAACGAAACTGAGAAGAGAGAGTTGGTGTTCAAGGAAGATGGACAAG AATACGCTCAAGTGACAAAAATGCTGGGCAATGGTAGATTGGAGGCCATGTGTTTCGACGGAGTTAAACGATTGTGTCACATCCGAGGGAAACTTCGAAAGAAAGTATGGATTAATCAGGGAGACATTATATTAATCGGATTGCGGGATTATCAAGACGCCAAGGCAGATGTTATATTGAAGTACACATCCGACGAAGCGCGCAATCTAAAAACTTATGGAGAATTCCCAGAGACTG TACGTATCAACGACACAGTTACCTTCGTGGAAGATGGATTTGATGAAGACATTGAATTCGGTGATGAGATCagtgatgatgatgaagatGATGTCGATAAT ATCTGA
- the LOC105277405 gene encoding uncharacterized protein LOC105277405 has protein sequence MLCRAIINTVRRSVCNNARVLYCAQNSLQSTLTISNTRQCNEQNNYNLYVVKRFKSHKKRVDSNKDDSVEESDDEKDDEIDIVAGSKVVTVHSANIRLDGICKAGFGMSRSKIEEAYYASKILVNGQKPLKKSKEIREEDEIDIILHRNLDNPKFLTINRIQILSISPAPGGVHIKLSRDKNLIIEDYADAWSP, from the exons ATGTTGTGTAGGGCGATTATTAATACTGTTAGAAGATCGGTGTGCAATAATGCACGTGTGCTTTATTGTGCACAAAATAGTTTACAATCAACTCTTACGATTAGCAATACGAGGCAGTGCaatgaacaaaataattataacctATATGTAGTTAAAAGATTCAAGTCTCACAAAAAGAGAGTTGATagcaat aAGGATGATAGTGTTGAAGAATCTGATGATGAAAAGGATGATGAAATCGATATAGTGGCAGGCTCAAAAGTAGTCACAGTGCATTCTGCAAATATTCGATTAGATGGTATTTGCAAAGCTGGATTTGGAATGTCACGCAG TAAAATCGAAGAGGCTTACTATGCAAGTAAAATTCTTGTAAATGGACAAAAGCCGCTTAAAAAATCCAAAGAG ataagagaagaagacgagattgatataattttacatcgaAATTTGGATAATCCTAAATTTCTGACTATAAATAGAATTCAGATATTATCGATAAGTCCTGCACCTGGTGGTGTACACATCAAACTTTCTAGagataagaatttaataatcgaaGATTATGCAGACGCATGGAGTCCGTAA
- the LOC105277402 gene encoding tubulin alpha-2/alpha-4 chain-like isoform X2, whose protein sequence is MRECISIHIGQAGVQMGNACWELYCLEHGIHPDGQMPSDTTVGYGDDSFNAFFSETGSGKHVPRAVLVDLEPTVVDEVRAGTYKQLFHPEQMITGKEDAANNYARGHYTIGKEIIDLTLDRIRRLTEQCKGLQGFLIFHSFGGGTGSGFSSLLMEQLSADYPKKSKLTFSIYPAPQVSTAVVEPYNAILYTHPTLEHSEVAFIVDNQAIYELCRRNLNIDRPTYTNLNRLIGQIVSSITASLRFDGALNVDLTEFQTNLVPYPRIHFPLATYAPVLSAEKAGHERVTVGEITSTCFESNHQMVNCDPRMGKYMAVCLLYRGDVVPKDVNAAIATIKRQKHVQFVEWCPTGFKVGINYQPPTVVPGGDLARVERAVCCLCNTTAIVDAWARLDHKFDLMYAKRAFVHWFVGEGMEEGEFSEAREDLAALELDYREVQEDTVNTEEEEEY, encoded by the exons ATG CGGGAATGCATATCTATTCATATAGGACAGGCGGGCGTGCAAATGGGAAATGCCTGCTGGGAGCTCTATTGCCTGGAGCATGGTATCCATCCGGATGGACAGATGCCGAGTGATACCACCGTGGGATATGGAGATGATTCTTTTAACGCGTTCTTTTCTGAGACAGGCTCGGGGAAACATGTTCCGCGAGCAGTTCTGGTTGACTTAGAGCCAACGGTGGTGG ACGAGGTTCGTGCGGGCACCTACAAGCAATTGTTCCACCCGGAGCAGATGATCACCGGGAAGGAAGACGCGGCTAATAATTACGCCAGGGGTCATTACACGATAG GGAAAGAGATCATAGACCTTACTTTAGACAGAATACGTAGATTGACGGAACAATGCAAGGGCTTGCAAGGTTTCTTGATCTTCCATTCGTTCGGTGGTGGTACAGGATCCGGATTCTCAAGTTTGCTCATGGAACAACTCTCTGCCGATTATCCAAAGAAAAGCAAGCTGACTTTCAGCATCTATCCAGCGCCACAG GTATCGACTGCAGTCGTGGAACCCTACAACGCGATTCTATACACTCATCCAACGCTAGAGCACAGCGAGGTGGCTTTTATTGTGGATAATCAG GCGATTTACGAGTTGTGCAGAAGAAACTTGAACATCGATCGACCGACCTACACGAATCTGAATCGGCTGATTGGACAAATCGTATCGTCTATTACGGCGAGTCTGCGGTTCGACGGTGCTCTGAATGTCGATCTTACCGAGTTCCAGACGAACCTAGTTCCTTATCCACGTATACATTTCCCGCTC GCGACGTATGCACCTGTACTGTCAGCGGAGAAGGCTGGACACGAGAGAGTGACCGTCGGGGAAATAACGAGCACCTGCTTCGAGTCGAACCATCAAATGGTGAACTGTGACCCGCGCATGGGAAAGTACATGGCAGTGTGTTTGCTCTACAGAGGCGACGTGGTACCTAAGGACGTGAATGCGGCGATCGCGACGATAAAACGGCAGAAGCACGTGCAATTTGTCGAGTGGTGTCCGACGGGATTTAAA GTGGGGATTAACTATCAACCACCTACTGTTGTGCCGGGTGGCGATCTCGCACGAGTGGAAAGAGCAGTGTGCTGCCTCTGCAACACAACGGCGATCGTGGATGCCTGGGCCCGACTCGATCATAAATTTGATCTAATGTACGCCAAGCGAGCTTTCGTGCATTG GTTCGTCGGGGAAGGTATGGAGGAAGGCGAATTTTCGGAAGCCAGGGAAGACTTAGCCGCCTTGGAACTCGACTATCGCGAGGTGCAGGAAGACACCGTCAACActgaagaggaggaagaataTTGA
- the LOC105277402 gene encoding tubulin alpha-2/alpha-4 chain-like isoform X1 — translation MAKKRECISIHIGQAGVQMGNACWELYCLEHGIHPDGQMPSDTTVGYGDDSFNAFFSETGSGKHVPRAVLVDLEPTVVDEVRAGTYKQLFHPEQMITGKEDAANNYARGHYTIGKEIIDLTLDRIRRLTEQCKGLQGFLIFHSFGGGTGSGFSSLLMEQLSADYPKKSKLTFSIYPAPQVSTAVVEPYNAILYTHPTLEHSEVAFIVDNQAIYELCRRNLNIDRPTYTNLNRLIGQIVSSITASLRFDGALNVDLTEFQTNLVPYPRIHFPLATYAPVLSAEKAGHERVTVGEITSTCFESNHQMVNCDPRMGKYMAVCLLYRGDVVPKDVNAAIATIKRQKHVQFVEWCPTGFKVGINYQPPTVVPGGDLARVERAVCCLCNTTAIVDAWARLDHKFDLMYAKRAFVHWFVGEGMEEGEFSEAREDLAALELDYREVQEDTVNTEEEEEY, via the exons atggcaaaaaag CGGGAATGCATATCTATTCATATAGGACAGGCGGGCGTGCAAATGGGAAATGCCTGCTGGGAGCTCTATTGCCTGGAGCATGGTATCCATCCGGATGGACAGATGCCGAGTGATACCACCGTGGGATATGGAGATGATTCTTTTAACGCGTTCTTTTCTGAGACAGGCTCGGGGAAACATGTTCCGCGAGCAGTTCTGGTTGACTTAGAGCCAACGGTGGTGG ACGAGGTTCGTGCGGGCACCTACAAGCAATTGTTCCACCCGGAGCAGATGATCACCGGGAAGGAAGACGCGGCTAATAATTACGCCAGGGGTCATTACACGATAG GGAAAGAGATCATAGACCTTACTTTAGACAGAATACGTAGATTGACGGAACAATGCAAGGGCTTGCAAGGTTTCTTGATCTTCCATTCGTTCGGTGGTGGTACAGGATCCGGATTCTCAAGTTTGCTCATGGAACAACTCTCTGCCGATTATCCAAAGAAAAGCAAGCTGACTTTCAGCATCTATCCAGCGCCACAG GTATCGACTGCAGTCGTGGAACCCTACAACGCGATTCTATACACTCATCCAACGCTAGAGCACAGCGAGGTGGCTTTTATTGTGGATAATCAG GCGATTTACGAGTTGTGCAGAAGAAACTTGAACATCGATCGACCGACCTACACGAATCTGAATCGGCTGATTGGACAAATCGTATCGTCTATTACGGCGAGTCTGCGGTTCGACGGTGCTCTGAATGTCGATCTTACCGAGTTCCAGACGAACCTAGTTCCTTATCCACGTATACATTTCCCGCTC GCGACGTATGCACCTGTACTGTCAGCGGAGAAGGCTGGACACGAGAGAGTGACCGTCGGGGAAATAACGAGCACCTGCTTCGAGTCGAACCATCAAATGGTGAACTGTGACCCGCGCATGGGAAAGTACATGGCAGTGTGTTTGCTCTACAGAGGCGACGTGGTACCTAAGGACGTGAATGCGGCGATCGCGACGATAAAACGGCAGAAGCACGTGCAATTTGTCGAGTGGTGTCCGACGGGATTTAAA GTGGGGATTAACTATCAACCACCTACTGTTGTGCCGGGTGGCGATCTCGCACGAGTGGAAAGAGCAGTGTGCTGCCTCTGCAACACAACGGCGATCGTGGATGCCTGGGCCCGACTCGATCATAAATTTGATCTAATGTACGCCAAGCGAGCTTTCGTGCATTG GTTCGTCGGGGAAGGTATGGAGGAAGGCGAATTTTCGGAAGCCAGGGAAGACTTAGCCGCCTTGGAACTCGACTATCGCGAGGTGCAGGAAGACACCGTCAACActgaagaggaggaagaataTTGA
- the LOC105277404 gene encoding chromatin assembly factor 1 subunit B has translation MKCTTPEISWHNRDPVLSVDIQSDLCVNLKGEKFWRVATGGADGHVLIWHLTTTPCGGATVTFAADLERHQKAVNIVRFSPSKEILASGDDESAIILWRMKDERENSPPSDSTENREQWTSWKVLRGHIEDIYDISWSPDSNHLISGSVDNTAIMWDVQKGRKTAILSDHKGFVQGVSWDPCNQYVCTISTDRQCRLTSIATKKVVQRVYKSKIPTSAGSPLEGKIVRLFYDDTFKSFFRRLTFSIDGSLILVPSGIIESQETTETISNATIVFSRQNMKEPIMILPTLSECTIAVRCCPVYFELREDGPDALITLPYRMVFAVATQSSILIYDTQQIFPIGMVSLIHYGRLNDLSWSSDGRILIVSSSDGYCSVIHFEENELGKIYKATDSASTIQTTSRIKNPGKRSSSNGVKDITFRNNNVSTFDVDDSAMDIDLAECDTIEMANDRSEELNERRSDKVESGRSIITSKIADLKIDKKSIEEEETEDIKLVYEESTSDTCKTKTKDSPLKTDVAPTISNNKTPRRVKLITLSSPREVKKQ, from the exons ATGAAGTGCACCACTCCTGAAATTTCGTGGCACAATCGTGACCCGGTGCTGAGTGTCGACATACAGAGTGATTTATGCGTAAACTTGAAAGGAGAGAAGTTTTGGAGAGTAGCTACTGGAGGAGCGGACGGTCACGTTTTG ATCTGGCATTTAACAACAACCCCGTGTGGCGGTGCTACCGTGACCTTTGCGGCAGATCTGGAACGTCATCAAAAAGCCGTCAATATCGTGAGATTCTCCCCGTCCAAGGAAATTCTGGCATCAGGAGATGACG AATCAGCTATCATCCTGTGGAGAATGAAAGACGAACGAGAGAACTCTCCACCTTCGGACAGTACTGAGAACAGAGAGCAGTGGACTTCCTGGAAGGTATTGAGAGGGCACATCGAAGATATCTACGACATCAGCTGGTCTCCAGATTCCAACCATTTGATTTCCGGATCTGTCGATAATACGGCTATTATGTGGGACGTTCAGAAAGGTCGCAAAACCGCAATACTGTCAGATCACAAAGGCTTCGTTCAAGGAGTATCGTGGGACCCTTGTAATCAATATGTGTGCACTATCAGCACAGACCG GCAATGTCGTTTGACAAGCATCGCTACAAAGAAAGTGGTACAACGCGTTTACAAGTCGAAAATTCCAACGTCGGCGGGCAGCCCATTGGAGGGAAAAATTGTGCGTTTGTTTTACGACGACACGTTCAAATCTTTCTTCCGTAGGCTGACTTTCTCCATAGACGGATCGCTGATACTCGTTCCTTCAGGAATAATCGAGTCGCAGGAGACTACGGAGACTATATCGAACGCCACGATAGTATTCTCTAGGCAGAACATGAAGGA ACCGATAATGATCTTGCCCACTCTAAGTGAATGCACTATAGCGGTACGGTGTTGCCCTGTATATTTCGAGTTGCGGGAGGACGGTCCGGATGCTCTGATAACGCTGCCGTACAGGATGGTATTCGCTGTTGCAACGCAAAGCTCCATATTAATTTACGATACACAGCAGATTTTCCCGATCGGTATGGTATCGCTCATTCACTACGGCAGACTGAACGATCTTTCGTG GTCCAGTGATGGCCGAATTTTAATTGTCTCTTCAAGCGACGGTTACTGCTCCGTAATACATTTCGAAGAGAACGAACTAGGTAAGATTTACAAAGCGACCGATTCCGCGAGCACGATACAGACAACGTCCAGGATCAAAAATCCTGGCAAGAGATCTTCGAGCAACGGAGTCAAAGATATTACCttcagaaataataatgtctCGACGTTCGATGTGGACGATAGTGCAATGGATATTGATCTTGCGGAGTGTGATACAATCGAGATGGCGAATGATCGATCTGAGGAACTTAACGAACGGAGGTCAGACAAAGTCGAGAGTGGTCGGAGTATTATTACGTCCAAAATTGCTGATTTGAAAATAGACAAGAAATCGATCGAGGAGGAAGAAACGGAAGACATCAAATTAGTGTATGAAGAGAGTACCAGTGACACGTGCAAAACAAAAACGAAGGATAGTCCGTTGAAAACTGATGTGGCTCCAactataagtaataataaaacgccTAGGAGAGTAAAACTGATAACTTTATCGAGTCCGAGGGAAGTCAAAAAACAATGA
- the LOC105277399 gene encoding transmembrane protein 138 isoform X1, translating into MNSLNTRQYTAIVTVQYVILLFDICVNSFASFARQHPTDLLVLYVIQDFCLIVALTLLLVNFFSTYIFQQIAFQAGLIQLLYTRFRMTLVLCIIYMVLSISLHTWHITIHWSAPLKHYWTKGFHALYSIHRTVAVLYYYFYKRASLRIGDPRFYKGSAWVQKQLSIL; encoded by the exons ATGAATTCCTTAAATACAAGGCAATACACGGCGATTGTAACTGTGCAATACGTTATATTACTCTTTGATATCTGTGTAAATTCGTTCGCGAGCTTTGCCAGGCAGCATCCAACAGATTTATTGGTGCTTTACGT GATTCAAGATTTTTGTCTAATCGTGGCCCTCACGCTTCTTTTGGTaaactttttttctacttACATCTTCCAG CAAATTGCATTTCAGGCAGGATTGATACAACTGCTATATACGAGATTCCGCATGACGTTAgtgttatgtattatatacatggTACTGTCCATCAGTTTGCACACGTGGCATATTACTATACATTGGTCAGCaccattaaaacattattggACGAAGGGATTTCATGCTCTTTATTCTATACATAGAACAG ttgcagtactatattattatttctacaaAAGAGCCTCTTTGAGGATAGGTGATCCAAGATTTTACAAGGGCTCCGCCTGGGTACAAAAGCAATTAAGCATCTTGTAA
- the LOC105277399 gene encoding transmembrane protein 138 isoform X2: MNSLNTRQYTAIVTVQYVILLFDICVNSFASFARQHPTDLLVLYVIQDFCLIVALTLLLVNFFSTYIFQAGLIQLLYTRFRMTLVLCIIYMVLSISLHTWHITIHWSAPLKHYWTKGFHALYSIHRTVAVLYYYFYKRASLRIGDPRFYKGSAWVQKQLSIL, translated from the exons ATGAATTCCTTAAATACAAGGCAATACACGGCGATTGTAACTGTGCAATACGTTATATTACTCTTTGATATCTGTGTAAATTCGTTCGCGAGCTTTGCCAGGCAGCATCCAACAGATTTATTGGTGCTTTACGT GATTCAAGATTTTTGTCTAATCGTGGCCCTCACGCTTCTTTTGGTaaactttttttctacttACATCTTCCAG GCAGGATTGATACAACTGCTATATACGAGATTCCGCATGACGTTAgtgttatgtattatatacatggTACTGTCCATCAGTTTGCACACGTGGCATATTACTATACATTGGTCAGCaccattaaaacattattggACGAAGGGATTTCATGCTCTTTATTCTATACATAGAACAG ttgcagtactatattattatttctacaaAAGAGCCTCTTTGAGGATAGGTGATCCAAGATTTTACAAGGGCTCCGCCTGGGTACAAAAGCAATTAAGCATCTTGTAA